In one Bacteroidota bacterium genomic region, the following are encoded:
- a CDS encoding inorganic phosphate transporter, translating into MVLLFLSSGLFLGWSLGANDAANVFGSAVGSRMVRFKKAAIIAGIFVILGAVFQGAGASHTLGKLGAVDAIAGSFTVALAAALTVFWMTRLKVPVSTSQAIVGAIIGWNLYTGNVTDTTSLIKIISTWISGPIMGAVFAIILYLILNFVLKKVNLHLLKRDAYLRTGLLAVGAFGSFSLGANNIANVMGVFVPAIPLETLDFGIISFSGAQQLFFIGGLAIAIGIFTYSRKVMETVGSNLMPLSGETAMIVVLAHSLVLFVFSSQGLSNAFQSIGLPAIPLVPVSSSQAIVGAIIGIGLIKGGRNIKLRVLGGITAGWVTTPIIAGVVSLFLLFFVNNVFMLPVQTKTEVVVNQQIEEPKVIENIITIDSVGSEVKGSTDSIKIVQTKGDKDESAENANKEISRNLLIEIGIAILIIIGFLIYHRYRKIKYKSLQKQLTKKEKKVNSLKEKLRIQERNNDLEKNLSKNKIQSKEFTDMALSIIQKNDFLKNIKMQIMHFKVRLQEGNNIGEKEYNQLMLQINQNLNVDKERDTFYQYAEKLNSEFKKRLLHNYPNLTTNEIRLCTLIRINLTTKEIASLLNISPKSVEMSRYRLRKKLKVNKDENLSIIIGKV; encoded by the coding sequence ATGGTATTACTCTTTCTTTCCAGTGGGTTGTTTTTAGGTTGGTCATTAGGTGCTAACGATGCCGCTAACGTATTTGGTTCAGCGGTTGGTTCACGTATGGTCAGATTTAAAAAAGCAGCCATTATTGCTGGAATTTTTGTAATACTTGGTGCTGTTTTTCAGGGAGCAGGTGCTTCTCATACACTTGGGAAATTAGGAGCTGTAGATGCTATAGCAGGCTCATTTACAGTGGCTTTAGCAGCAGCTTTGACAGTCTTTTGGATGACTCGCCTTAAAGTACCAGTTTCCACTTCTCAAGCAATTGTTGGAGCTATTATTGGCTGGAATTTGTATACTGGGAATGTAACAGATACAACATCATTAATTAAAATTATTTCAACCTGGATAAGTGGCCCAATAATGGGTGCCGTTTTCGCAATTATACTATACTTAATTCTAAATTTTGTCTTAAAAAAAGTAAATCTTCATTTATTAAAAAGAGATGCCTATTTACGTACAGGTTTATTAGCAGTAGGTGCTTTTGGATCATTTAGTTTAGGAGCAAATAATATTGCAAACGTAATGGGTGTTTTTGTTCCAGCAATTCCTTTAGAAACTTTGGATTTTGGTATAATCTCATTTTCTGGTGCTCAACAGCTGTTTTTTATTGGAGGTTTGGCAATTGCTATTGGAATTTTTACTTATTCACGTAAGGTCATGGAAACTGTTGGTAGCAATTTAATGCCACTTTCAGGAGAAACAGCTATGATTGTTGTTTTAGCTCATTCATTGGTATTATTCGTTTTCTCTTCACAAGGTTTGTCAAATGCATTTCAAAGTATTGGGCTCCCAGCAATTCCCTTGGTACCAGTATCAAGTTCACAAGCTATTGTAGGTGCCATTATTGGTATAGGATTAATTAAAGGTGGGCGTAATATTAAGCTTCGTGTTTTGGGAGGAATTACAGCAGGCTGGGTTACAACTCCAATAATTGCTGGTGTCGTATCATTATTCTTATTGTTTTTTGTTAATAATGTATTTATGTTGCCTGTGCAAACAAAGACAGAAGTTGTTGTTAACCAGCAAATAGAAGAACCTAAAGTGATTGAAAATATTATAACAATTGATAGTGTTGGTTCTGAAGTAAAAGGATCGACTGATTCTATTAAAATTGTCCAAACAAAAGGCGATAAGGATGAATCTGCTGAGAATGCAAATAAGGAAATTTCTAGGAACTTACTAATAGAAATTGGTATAGCTATATTGATTATTATAGGTTTCCTTATCTATCACAGGTATCGGAAAATAAAGTATAAATCGCTACAAAAACAGTTAACAAAAAAAGAAAAGAAGGTCAATTCGTTAAAAGAAAAATTAAGGATACAGGAACGAAATAATGATCTTGAGAAAAATTTAAGTAAAAACAAAATACAGAGCAAAGAGTTTACAGATATGGCACTTAGTATTATTCAGAAAAATGATTTTTTGAAAAATATTAAAATGCAAATTATGCACTTCAAAGTGCGCCTTCAGGAAGGGAATAACATCGGTGAAAAGGAGTACAATCAATTAATGCTCCAGATTAATCAAAACCTTAATGTTGATAAAGAACGTGATACATTTTACCAATATGCGGAGAAACTTAATTCAGAGTTCAAAAAAAGGCTATTGCATAACTATCCTAACCTAACTACTAATGAGATAAGATTGTGTACACTCATTCGAATTAACTTAACTACAAAGGAAATAGCATCCCTTTTAAATATTTCACCTAAAAGCGTTGAAATGAGTAGGTATAGATTAAGGAAAAAACTAAAAGTAAATAAAGATGAAAATCTTTCAATTATTATTGGAAAAGTATAA
- a CDS encoding DUF47 family protein produces MSKLFKTAGKVIHHVDEFINAIEEGVMLFNEAINNYLDDDKDRFKENLKRLDKIEARADSIQRKIENYFFIHSLIPQHSADVILLIDKLDDIIDTAKTDVGEFEVEVPEIPAALVKDYSRLTEISTAAANAAISAARLFFTEPMRIKDYIHKIYLYEREADKFANDIKLKLFQELDELELAQKIHLRYFALHIEQVSDCAEEVADILSQLSIKVMM; encoded by the coding sequence ATGTCAAAATTATTTAAGACAGCAGGAAAGGTTATTCATCATGTAGATGAGTTTATAAATGCAATTGAAGAGGGCGTCATGCTTTTTAATGAAGCAATAAATAATTATCTGGATGATGATAAAGATCGCTTTAAGGAAAATTTGAAACGACTTGATAAAATTGAAGCAAGAGCAGATTCAATTCAACGAAAAATTGAAAACTATTTTTTTATACACTCACTTATCCCACAGCATTCTGCAGATGTAATATTGCTTATTGACAAATTAGATGATATAATTGATACAGCTAAAACAGATGTAGGTGAATTTGAGGTTGAAGTTCCTGAAATACCAGCTGCTTTGGTGAAAGATTATTCCCGCTTAACCGAAATCTCAACAGCAGCTGCCAATGCAGCTATTTCTGCAGCAAGGTTATTTTTTACTGAGCCCATGCGAATTAAAGATTATATTCACAAAATTTACCTTTATGAACGTGAAGCAGACAAATTTGCAAATGATATTAAACTCAAACTATTTCAGGAATTGGATGAATTAGAACTTGCCCAGAAGATCCACTTGCGATATTTTGCATTACACATTGAGCAGGTCTCAGACTGTGCTGAAGAAGTAGCAGATATTCTTTCACAGCTTTCTATCAAAGTTATGATGTAA
- a CDS encoding T9SS type A sorting domain-containing protein, producing MKYFSLFAVILLFSYIVKGQTVGLIQHENNSLDDGYVLFAPNTSTTTYLIDKCGKKVKSWQSAYKPGQSVYLLSDGTLLRTGNTNNTTFKVGGSGGIVEKIDWDGNVVWSYIVSDATKCQHHDVKAMPNGNVLIIAWESKTKTEAIAAGLNPSLAPTTVWSEYIIEVQPKGINGGTIVWEWHLWDHLVQDYDNNKPNFGAIASNHQLININYKSTTTNEDWIHLNSIDYNPVLDQIVLSSHNFNEIWIIDHSTSTAEAASHTGGNSGAGGDLLYRWGNPAAYDKGTSATQKLYGQHNAYWIPTGYPFEDQIMIFNNGVRRPDGNYSTVEIINPPVNGYTYDISLPFLPSSTSWNYNYGDPNGLYSQNISGAQQLPNGNVLICIGGSGSFIETTTSGMQVWEYINPVKNTGVISQGTTPSMNSVFRCTYYPSSYTGFASHTLIPGKTIENSNTISDSCHLVLGIESNSDSNKLKIYPNPAKEKINISFIDIESKNVSVQIFNTIGEIVYVTDEEVKGVLVIDIQSFETGMYVVKVDSERGSFSERFIKK from the coding sequence ATGAAGTATTTTTCACTGTTTGCTGTCATACTACTATTTAGCTATATTGTTAAAGGTCAGACAGTTGGACTTATTCAACATGAGAATAATTCATTAGATGATGGTTATGTGCTTTTTGCTCCAAATACAAGTACAACCACTTATTTGATTGACAAATGTGGTAAAAAAGTAAAAAGCTGGCAAAGTGCATATAAACCTGGTCAGTCAGTTTACCTCTTATCCGATGGGACATTACTGAGAACAGGGAATACAAATAATACAACTTTTAAAGTTGGGGGATCAGGTGGAATTGTTGAGAAAATTGATTGGGATGGAAATGTAGTATGGAGCTATATCGTTTCTGATGCTACGAAATGTCAGCATCACGATGTAAAAGCAATGCCCAATGGAAATGTATTAATAATTGCCTGGGAATCAAAAACCAAGACAGAAGCAATTGCAGCAGGTTTAAATCCATCTTTAGCTCCGACAACTGTTTGGAGTGAATATATAATTGAAGTGCAACCCAAAGGAATAAATGGAGGAACAATCGTTTGGGAGTGGCATTTATGGGATCATTTAGTTCAGGATTATGACAACAATAAACCTAATTTTGGAGCAATTGCGTCAAATCATCAACTAATTAATATTAATTATAAGAGCACTACTACAAACGAAGATTGGATACATTTGAATTCGATTGATTACAATCCTGTATTAGATCAGATTGTATTGAGTTCGCATAATTTCAATGAAATCTGGATAATTGATCATAGTACATCAACCGCAGAAGCGGCATCCCATACTGGAGGAAATTCAGGAGCTGGTGGTGATTTATTGTACCGATGGGGAAATCCAGCAGCTTATGACAAAGGTACTAGTGCAACTCAAAAATTATATGGACAGCATAATGCGTATTGGATTCCGACTGGCTATCCTTTCGAAGACCAAATTATGATTTTTAATAATGGAGTAAGAAGACCAGATGGAAATTATTCTACTGTAGAAATAATAAATCCTCCAGTAAATGGCTATACATATGATATTTCACTACCTTTTTTGCCAAGTTCTACTTCATGGAATTACAATTACGGAGATCCAAATGGTTTATACTCTCAAAACATTTCAGGAGCACAACAATTACCAAATGGGAATGTTCTAATATGTATTGGTGGGTCTGGTAGTTTTATTGAGACTACAACGTCTGGAATGCAAGTATGGGAATACATTAATCCGGTAAAAAATACTGGAGTAATTAGTCAAGGAACAACCCCATCAATGAATAGTGTTTTTAGATGCACATATTATCCAAGTTCATATACTGGTTTTGCTAGCCATACCTTAATACCTGGAAAAACAATAGAAAATTCAAATACTATTTCTGACTCATGTCATTTAGTTCTTGGTATCGAAAGTAACTCAGACAGTAATAAGCTTAAAATTTATCCTAATCCAGCAAAAGAAAAAATCAATATTAGTTTTATTGACATAGAAAGTAAAAATGTTTCAGTTCAAATCTTTAATACAATTGGTGAGATTGTTTATGTAACAGATGAAGAAGTAAAAGGAGTTTTAGTGATTGATATACAAAGCTTTGAAACAGGTATGTATGTTGTTAAAGTGGATTCTGAAAGAGGTAGCTTTTCTGAGCGGTTTATAAAAAAGTGA
- a CDS encoding DUF1566 domain-containing protein: protein MKNILKRVSIIFSFILVLIIQLNTVFAQITFSIVDTDQKLYYDSMSIITAPTAGQAFYGQDAHYTRYATDYTDNGDGTVTDNVTGLMWQKSPDLDWDGVIDYDDKLSYDEAMAAADTFGLAGYSDWRLPSIKEMYSLIVFSGKDPSGYSGTSTAGLVPYIDTNYFDFGYGDLSANERLIDAQMASSNIYVGTTMMGAETMFGVNFADGRIKGYPTGPMPGQSVDKQFYIMYVRGNTDYGKNNFKDNGDKTITDNATGLMWTQDDDGSGMTWEAALSYAENATIASHSDWRLPNVKELQSIVDYTRSPSTSSSSAIDPLFSCTKIKDEGGNDNYAQYWSGTTHATMQTQKSGGFASYVCFGEGLGFMEQPPNSGNYTLMDVHGAGCQRSDPKVGDPADYPNGHGPQGDVIRIYNYVRLVRDAGTSSINTNENDKGLKLYPNPAKDKLNINFYESEGEKFSVSVINAFGEVVYRSSDIKTINIEGYDAGIYIVRLESDSRIFAERFIKE from the coding sequence ATGAAAAATATCTTGAAAAGAGTCTCAATTATTTTTTCTTTTATCCTAGTACTGATTATACAACTGAATACTGTCTTTGCTCAAATCACTTTTTCTATTGTAGATACTGATCAGAAACTGTATTACGATTCGATGTCAATAATTACGGCTCCAACTGCTGGTCAGGCTTTCTATGGCCAAGATGCTCATTATACAAGATATGCAACTGATTATACAGACAATGGAGATGGAACAGTTACAGATAATGTGACAGGTTTAATGTGGCAAAAAAGCCCTGATTTAGATTGGGATGGGGTCATTGATTATGATGATAAATTATCATATGATGAGGCTATGGCTGCAGCCGATACATTTGGTTTGGCAGGTTATTCCGATTGGAGACTGCCATCCATAAAAGAAATGTATTCACTTATTGTGTTTAGTGGTAAAGACCCCAGTGGATATTCAGGAACATCAACTGCTGGCTTGGTTCCTTATATCGATACTAATTATTTTGATTTTGGCTATGGTGATTTAAGCGCAAACGAACGCCTTATTGATGCGCAAATGGCTTCATCGAATATTTATGTCGGTACTACTATGATGGGAGCAGAAACCATGTTTGGGGTAAACTTTGCCGATGGTCGTATTAAAGGCTATCCTACTGGACCAATGCCTGGGCAGTCTGTTGACAAACAGTTTTACATTATGTATGTCCGTGGAAATACTGACTATGGTAAAAATAATTTTAAAGACAATGGAGACAAAACTATAACTGATAATGCAACTGGTTTAATGTGGACACAAGATGATGACGGAAGTGGAATGACATGGGAAGCTGCATTAAGCTATGCTGAAAATGCAACAATAGCAAGTCATTCAGATTGGAGACTTCCAAATGTTAAAGAACTTCAAAGTATTGTTGACTACACAAGATCGCCTTCTACAAGCAGTTCCTCTGCAATTGATCCTCTATTTAGTTGCACAAAAATTAAGGATGAAGGTGGAAATGATAATTATGCGCAGTATTGGAGTGGAACAACACATGCTACAATGCAAACCCAAAAATCAGGTGGATTTGCATCATATGTTTGTTTTGGAGAAGGACTTGGTTTTATGGAACAACCACCAAACTCTGGTAATTATACCTTAATGGATGTTCATGGTGCTGGTTGTCAAAGAAGCGACCCGAAAGTAGGTGATCCTGCTGATTATCCAAATGGTCATGGTCCACAAGGAGATGTAATCAGAATTTATAATTATGTACGTCTTGTCCGAGATGCAGGAACATCTTCAATCAATACAAACGAAAATGACAAAGGCTTAAAGCTTTATCCAAATCCAGCAAAAGACAAGCTTAATATTAATTTTTATGAAAGTGAAGGTGAAAAGTTTTCTGTTTCTGTTATTAATGCATTTGGTGAAGTAGTTTATCGTTCATCCGATATAAAAACTATAAATATTGAAGGATATGATGCAGGTATTTATATAGTTAGATTAGAAAGTGATAGTAGAATTTTTGCTGAGCGATTTATAAAAGAGTAA
- a CDS encoding response regulator transcription factor has product MIIRCIAMDDEPLALKQLSTFIEKTPFLELTASCNSAFNAMEVLNDHQVDLIFADIQMPDLNGLEFSITLDKSIKVIFTTAYAEYALEGFKVDALDYLLKPYGYEEFLKSANKAKAFFDLKEKAETTIEQKDDFLFVKSEYKLVKIKLSDIRYIEGLKDYVKIYVQEVKPILSLLTMKSLEEKLPTEQFMRVHRSFIVNLNSITTIERGNIIFGDLRISVSVKYKEGFDEFIKSRFI; this is encoded by the coding sequence ATGATTATTCGATGCATTGCAATGGACGATGAACCTTTAGCCTTAAAACAGCTAAGCACTTTTATTGAGAAAACACCATTTCTTGAACTTACGGCTTCTTGCAACAGTGCATTTAATGCCATGGAAGTTCTCAATGATCATCAGGTTGATTTAATATTTGCTGATATTCAAATGCCTGATTTAAACGGATTAGAGTTCTCTATAACTCTAGATAAAAGCATTAAAGTCATCTTTACCACAGCTTATGCCGAATATGCACTCGAAGGCTTTAAAGTAGACGCTTTAGATTATTTACTTAAGCCTTATGGTTATGAAGAATTTCTGAAATCAGCTAATAAGGCCAAAGCTTTTTTTGATTTAAAAGAGAAAGCGGAAACCACTATAGAACAAAAAGATGATTTCCTTTTTGTAAAATCTGAATATAAATTGGTTAAAATCAAATTGTCTGACATCCGCTATATTGAAGGATTGAAAGACTATGTGAAAATATATGTACAAGAGGTCAAACCAATTCTCTCTCTACTCACTATGAAATCCCTTGAAGAAAAACTTCCCACAGAACAATTTATGCGTGTGCATCGTTCCTTTATTGTAAATCTCAATAGTATTACAACCATTGAAAGAGGTAACATTATTTTTGGAGATTTACGAATATCAGTTTCGGTTAAGTATAAAGAAGGTTTTGATGAGTTTATAAAATCCAGATTTATTTAA
- a CDS encoding histidine kinase: protein MIQEKQNNLIRVFAFIAICIILFTIPLMDAEGKRMMWDHRTFNAWIRTAIFIILFLVNSYVFVPKLFFRKERVLYIIVVIVSVSLLALAWELFMPLFEGVKARPQGLPPHPQPGFGPPDHNFRPPPQDHPPKRSIMLINNVLISFLVVGLSTALRVTQKWLADEKSLREMEKENLRSELAFLKNQISPHFFLNTLNNIHALIDIDKKDSQKAIIELSGMMRYLLYESEKGESSLKKEIAFIQNFIDLMKLRIDEKVGLSIELPDELPDVSIPPLLFISFIENAFKHGVSYSHPSFIKISLTQSDEFIEFLCINSNHNQKGQIEEDSGIGLSNVKKRLELLYENKHDLTITDSKDTYSIYLKIPVS, encoded by the coding sequence ATGATTCAGGAAAAGCAAAATAATCTCATTCGTGTATTTGCATTTATAGCCATTTGCATCATTCTTTTTACAATTCCTCTAATGGATGCAGAGGGCAAGCGAATGATGTGGGATCATCGCACCTTCAATGCATGGATCAGAACAGCTATTTTCATTATCCTGTTTCTTGTAAATTCCTATGTGTTTGTTCCCAAACTCTTTTTCCGAAAAGAAAGAGTGCTGTATATCATTGTCGTTATTGTAAGTGTTTCTCTACTTGCATTAGCCTGGGAATTATTCATGCCTCTTTTTGAAGGAGTAAAAGCAAGGCCTCAAGGTTTACCACCTCATCCACAACCTGGATTTGGGCCTCCAGATCATAACTTCAGACCTCCTCCACAAGATCATCCTCCGAAACGCTCTATAATGTTGATCAATAATGTATTGATTTCTTTTTTAGTTGTTGGACTCTCAACTGCTTTGCGTGTAACCCAGAAATGGCTTGCTGATGAAAAAAGCCTGAGAGAAATGGAAAAGGAAAACTTGCGATCAGAATTAGCGTTTTTGAAAAACCAAATAAGTCCTCATTTCTTTTTAAATACACTGAATAATATTCATGCCCTGATTGATATTGATAAAAAGGATTCGCAGAAAGCAATTATAGAACTATCTGGTATGATGCGCTATTTGCTATATGAATCAGAAAAAGGGGAGAGCAGCCTGAAAAAAGAAATAGCATTTATTCAAAACTTTATCGATTTAATGAAACTTCGTATTGATGAGAAAGTTGGATTAAGCATTGAATTACCCGATGAATTACCCGATGTGAGTATTCCTCCATTGCTTTTCATCTCCTTTATTGAAAATGCTTTCAAACATGGAGTCAGTTATAGTCATCCTTCTTTTATTAAAATATCACTTACTCAGTCTGATGAATTCATTGAGTTTTTATGCATCAATAGCAATCATAATCAAAAAGGACAGATTGAAGAGGATTCGGGTATTGGATTAAGCAATGTGAAGAAAAGATTGGAATTACTATATGAAAACAAGCATGATCTAACGATCACTGATTCAAAAGATACCTATTCTATTTATCTTAAAATCCCCGTATCATGA